ATTATGATAAGGCTGGGATCTGATCAAATTTTACTCTTAAGATGGATAAAGCTGCTTTTGCCACCACCCTGCTACAAAATCTGCTAAtctagcaaatgcatttttccagAGTATTTTGTAATGGTTGATTCTGGATTGACCACATAATAAAGTGCATGGTTAATAAACCTAAGTAGAGGCAGTTAAACTTCATCACAACTTATGTTAATATTACTTCTCCCTGATATATTACTGTTGAGACAGTAAATAGGATATGCATTCATGCAActttcaaaaagggaaagaacagtCAAAAGGTTGCTCTTCTGTGCCTGTTCTGCTAACACAATGTGTTTAAAATACGTGTATTTTGCTTTACAGCTGACCAGCAAATGAAATCACTTTCTTCAGTCCTCCCCTTCTATCAGGGTTTTcatggagagaaaggaggaagcaAAAACTGTTACGGAGCTAATGGTGCATACGTGTATGTTAAAGTAAGTAAATTAAGGTTACATGCTAGCGTGTTAGCTTTGTATTAACATTGCCGATTTTCAAGCCGGATGACCTTATTGTGAGAAGATCTCACGTGCTTTTTTTCAGGGAGCCTTGTGTGCTCGCTCTGCTGAGACAGGGCTGGTTGGCACACAGGCAGATCAAGCTGCTTTAAATTGTTTGTAAAAATTAGACTTCTCTGGAAGGTATATCTGGCCAAAACAAATACAATTCTGATTTGCTTTACTTCTAGGGGCCATATACCTACAGCAATCAGAACACAGAACTTCTTAAATAGgagcagacttttttcttttatacttctgtttttttttcccttcaacatGCCTCTTTTGGTGCACACCTACAATATGTTTCTTAGCTCACTACTGTGCTTAGGCTTCTTTgaataaaaggagagaaagaggttATGGTACTGTTAACATTTTAATGAAGTGTAAATGTCTGACAGTGCTGTTTGGATCCAGAAAGTGAGCCTTATGAAGTACACTTCTCTTTTTGGATTCCTCAGCTTGAGAATATGGAGGAATGATTTTCAACAAATCTGAAATCAGCTGGTAAAGAATCTGCTGAAGACAGCTCTGTTGCAGAGTTTGAGCTTCAGTGTAATGCTTGCATCTCCCTTCACTTTAAGGTCCCTGTAGGTACATTGGTTAAGGAGGATGGGAAAGTTGTAGCTGACCTCACTCAACATGGTGAAGAGTATGTTGCAGCttatggaggagctggagggaaAGGTAATCGCTTCTTTCTTTCCAATGAAAACCGAGCTCCAACATTATTTACTCCAGGAGAGCCAGGTCAGGAAAGGGTCCTCCATCTGGAACTCAAGACAACAGCTCATGCAGGATTGGTGAGTGTCGCTGTGGTTCTTCAACTTCCTTATCATTGTAGGATGACGTTTGACTGACTGAAGAAATAATGTTTGATAACATTTTTGTTAGCCTTTTGGCTTGCTTGTTTAGAGATGCAACTTGATGCTTTCTTGCTGTTACTTGGTAGAAGGGTGTCCAAAGTGATTTGCAGAGCTATCACTCTCTTGCTACTTGACATTATCCTACTCTTGCTAAAATCAACACTATATATAGAAAAGCAATGTGCAAGATTCATCAGTGATTAACAGACTCACTGATGATGTACAGCAGGCATTGTCTGTCAGTTCTGCAGATGAACAGTACAGTAGAGTTCttctaaatttctgttttcttggtttttttttaaaaataaaattgataaaGTTCAAATCATCTTCTATTTCAtccctatatttttctttttaccgATACTAAACATTTGACTTTGTTAGTTCCAGGTTTagcatctgaaatgaaaattctATTTAGACATGAATGCCAAGTCAATAGGGCTTAAGCTGTTTCCATCTTTAAGTATGGAAATGTTTTAACACAAGCTGATAAAGCTGTTAAAATTATGCTTTGCTGCAAAGAGTTCTTGCTGTACTTCAACAACTGCAGAATAACTATCTGGTCTAGCAGAATTTTGTGAGTTTATTTAGAGACGAAGAAAAGAGTTGGCATTGGTGGGTCAATACACTTAATTCTCTGACCAGCTGGACACTCTGGTCCACTTCTCACATTTTTGGCACTAATTTGGAAATCTGAGATGAATCTGTCCTGTACTTAATTCCTCTGACAAGAATTCAGAGTGTCTGACATCAGCAAATAGGAGAATTTAGGATTTGATTTACTTTCATCTGGGGATTATTGACCATTTATGTAGCTATCTTATGTCAACTATAAGATATCCCCGAGCAACTTTGTTTCTGGGATAGGTTTGTTTAAATTCTTGCCTTCTCCCCAGAAGGCCAAGTTTCAGTTTAATTCTTTGATGTCGAGGCTATGAAGATCCCAAACTTGTAGGCATTCTGGTTACTTATAGGCCAAACCATGTTACTGAATCAGGGACAAAGCCAATTCTGAATTCTTTTAGCAAGTAATAAATCAGAATtagaaaacacagataaaatggGAAGTCCAGGGCAAAGTGTCATAACATTATTTCAGGGTAAAAGAGATCTTATAGTATATACCCTTTTGGCTCTGAACAAAGTAAATACTCAAGATGGCACAAAAAAAGTTAAGGGGACCCTTCTATGTTTGATTTATTTAAGCTTTATGAGAAAATAGACATATAAATAAAAGAGggtttaggaggaaaaaaaaaggaaaccaggaTGCTTTTTCAGAACTAAGTGTGCAAAATTAATGTTGTTATATTCATGCTGGAAGAATCTTGCCACATCTGCAAAAgcttacaggtttttttattgGGATTAACCTAGAACTGTGGCTTTAATGAGTGTTTgtattccaggtgggctttcccaaTGCTGGCAAATCATCACTTTTGAGAGCAATCTCCAGTGCAAAGCCAGCAGTGGCTGCCTACCCCTTCACAACCCTAAATCCCCATGTCGGCATTGTCCACTATCAAGACTATGAACAAGTAGCAGGTAAGAATTGTAGTATCTTGGTAGCAATTTGTGTCACCTGGGTTGTTGTTTGAAATGCTGCAGAAGTAAGTTTAGCAGTGCTGAGGAATTCTTACTAGTTCTAAAGAACTTAAAACAATACTGAAAGCCCATTTCACATTCACTTATATGTGCCCTTAATATCAAACCAGCAATCTTTATTCTGTTTTCACTGCAATAATCTACATTTAGGGGTTTTAAAATATAATAGCCAAACTTAACGTGAGGTATGCTTTAATATTGATGATTGAGATGTAATTCTAAAAGTACTTGCACTGGCCAGTAACAGactgggttttttctgtttttttgttgttattggatATGTTGGATTCACTGTGAAATTTCTCTCGTTGAAGTTGCTGACATTCCTGGCCTAATAAAAGGTGCTCATCAAAACAGGGGGCTCGGGATGGCCTTCCTAAGGCATATTGAGCGCTGCCGCTTTCTCTTATACGTGGTGGATCTCTCTGTGTCTCAGCCATGGATTCAGCTGCAAGACTTAAAATACGAACTGGAACAATATAAAAAAGGATTGTCTGAGAGGCCTTGTGTTGTCATCGGGAATAAGATTGACCTTGCTCAGTCCAGGATCAATCTGCCACTCCTTAAAGAACAGATAGATGACCGAGTCATTGCAATGTCTGCATTGACAGGAGACAACCTAGAGGAACTGTTGCTGCATTTGAGAGAACTGTATGACACTTACGTGAAGACAGAACAATCACGAGGGCAAAGCCCGGTCAAGTGGTAGGAACCAGAACTACTGTGAACtgtactggaagaaaaaaaaaaaaaatcataatttggtTAGATGGCatctgtgtgtttttgtttggttttggattttttttttttaaatgcatggggCACAGCATGTGGATTTGTTCTGGACTGCTgcattggaaagatttttttgcttgtttgttcacCTTTGAGGTGTCTCAGGTGTTTTacaacaaaatttgaaaattgtAATCATGATGGGTGTTGAATTGGAAACCTGAATCTTGTTTGGCATTAGATAGCATTCTCTTCATTCCATAATTAACTGTCTAGTAGAAATGACTGAAATTCAGGATGTGCAGAAGATGCTGGCTTGCTTTCTGAATCGGAGTGAAGTGACTTCTCAATTTTCACAAAtcaaaaattctaaaataaaaataaggtggTCCCATGTTTATCTGTTTTTATACCATAACCACTTCCAGTCATCTTCTCTTAAGCTTTtctcctgtttgggtttttttttctcaggaagcACAGCTGCTTAGTGTTTTTAGGAAGGAGGAGCATGAAACAGCTGCAATTAAtgattgaaattatttccttgttaGTATAAATAATTAACTATCTTTAAATGCTGGCAGCAGCTAAGTATAAGCTAGCCTGGGAACAGTCATTTGAGGCTCACTTCTGAGTTCTTCTCCAGTTTCCTTAAGGAATCTCAAGCAATGTTCTGAGAAATCCTAGGCTTAGAAAttccaaataaaagaaaaatatggttctttaccttttttttttcttttttttactatgtCATTTTGTGGACAGTGTTCTTAAATTTTGTTCTCTAGGAATCCAGAAATCTTCATTTAGAACAGTGGGTTTTTGCCCTCTCCTCATGCTGAAAGAAGAGCTGCTTCTGTTTACTCTGGTTATATTCTGTGTAAAAGATGATTATTTTGATAGTGAAAATTCAAAATTTATCAAAGCATATTATTAAGCCTTTCCATGAGGGACCCTAACAGACTTGTGGAATCCTGAGACACAAATACTTAAGTAGTCAAGAGAAACAATTGTTCTTAGGCCTTTACTTACGTTTCTTGATTTTAAAGCAGATTAACTTTGCCTTCCAAACCAGCAATCTGGAATTACAGACCTTGCACGTACTTTGTCGCATCGATGAAGTACAAAGTAAATCATTAGCACCATCATAAAATAGAAGATGACATGTTTGTAAActtggctttgttttttcaaaaaaatagttAACAATATTTAAGTTTTAAGGACAGTTTGGTACATTATAAAACATGCATCTATCACTTGTCTTTGGTTAAGCTTTGTTAGCTT
The nucleotide sequence above comes from Calonectris borealis chromosome 17, bCalBor7.hap1.2, whole genome shotgun sequence. Encoded proteins:
- the MTG2 gene encoding mitochondrial ribosome-associated GTPase 2 codes for the protein MLPRCWAGLAGRSLWRPALLLLSPVPLPAGGRQPTFSTTCARCSKNRRLRQKRVVSERKLTRYFVDHRKVRVVGGQGGGGGHSFYSEPRKIFGGPDGGNGGDGGHVILKADQQMKSLSSVLPFYQGFHGEKGGSKNCYGANGAYVYVKVPVGTLVKEDGKVVADLTQHGEEYVAAYGGAGGKGNRFFLSNENRAPTLFTPGEPGQERVLHLELKTTAHAGLVGFPNAGKSSLLRAISSAKPAVAAYPFTTLNPHVGIVHYQDYEQVAVADIPGLIKGAHQNRGLGMAFLRHIERCRFLLYVVDLSVSQPWIQLQDLKYELEQYKKGLSERPCVVIGNKIDLAQSRINLPLLKEQIDDRVIAMSALTGDNLEELLLHLRELYDTYVKTEQSRGQSPVKW